The Helianthus annuus cultivar XRQ/B chromosome 16, HanXRQr2.0-SUNRISE, whole genome shotgun sequence genome includes a window with the following:
- the LOC110917718 gene encoding ACD11 homolog protein, protein MLIVVFVYISSVGIRRMKSQEDGQKVDRAQTPLSSIAQAFEEISDLIKKGDGNEPLIDLPLKPFCEACSFVSVLFGCLGIAFKFAEMEYTAKLKDLLEASKSFDTLSSVVDYDLKNKTVKSPGSHTRNLRRVRQGLDLIKELFQNFLSPENLSLKTAATTAYQQTCAPYHTWAVRTAASAGMCTLPTREQLLLNLNETDKSADKEMRRYIKASIDVIKIIDNLYISRGIKLDW, encoded by the exons ATGCTTATTGTTGTTTTTGTTTATATTTCAAGTGTTGGGATCAGAAGGATGAAAAGCCAGGAGGATGGTCAGAAGGTTGATAGAGCACAAACCCCTCTTTCGTCGATTGCGCAGGCGTTTGAGGAGATTTCCGATTTGATTAAAAAGGGCGACGGTAATGAGCCCTTGATTGATTTGCCGTTGAAGCCGTTTTGTGAGGCCTGTTCTTTCGTTTCCGTGCTTTTCGGTTGTCTTGGCATCGCTTTTAAATTCGCCGAAATGGAATACACAgccaag TTGAAAGATCTTCTTGAGGCATCAAAGAGTTTCGACACGTTAAGTAGCGTAGTTGACTATGACTTAAAGAATAAGACGGTAAAATCACCTGGAAGCCATACTCGTAACCTTCGCAGAGTTAGGCAAGGTCTAGATCTCATAAAAGAATTATTTCAGAACTTTTTGTCACCCGA AAACCTTTCGCTTAAAACCGCAGCTACAACAGCATATCAACAAACTTGTGCACCGTATCACACATGGGCAGTAAGGACTGCGGCTTCTGCTGGAATGTGTACTCTTCCAACAAGGGAACAACTTTTGTTGAATCTAAATGAAACCG ATAAATCAGCGGACAAAGAAATGAGGAGGTACATAAAAGCATCAATTGATGTTATAAAAATCATTGATAATCTATATATTTCTAGAGGTATTAAACTGGATTGGTGA